ATAACCTTTAAGAAGGCAAAAGAACCAAAAACCCCGATAGGTAAAGAAAATATAACAGCTAATGGAATAATAAAGCTTTCATACTGAGATGCTAATACCAAATACACAAAGACTAATACCATAATAAAGACATATACAGCTTCATTTCCTCGTCCAGCCTCTTCGTAAGAAAGTCCTTCCCAAGCAATGTCATAACCTTGAGGTAATACCTGCTTGGCTACTTCCCTGATAGCATCAATGGCATCACCAGTCGTATAACCTGCTGCTGGTACCCCTCGAATGGCAGATGAGGTATAAAGATTTAACCTTGTGATTTCATTAGGACCTTGTGTTTTAACCAGTCTCATAAAAGAAGAATAGGGAACCATATCTCCTTTATCATTTTTGATAAATAAATTTGTCAGGTCAGAGGGGATTTTGCGATATTCTGGTGAAGCCTGTGTATAAACCTTAAAAAAGTTTTGAAAACGGGTAAAGCCTTGTTCGTATGTACTACCAATCAAAATATTAAGATTCTCCATAGCTTTACCAATTGAAACACCTTTCTGCATGGCAGCAGCATTGTCTATCACTAATTCGTATTGTGGATAATTGGCAGCATAAAAGGTAAAAAGTCCTGTAAGTTCTTTTCGTTTCCCTAAAGCTTCCATAAATTCTTTATTTATTTTATCAAACTCCTGATAATCCACAGTTGTACTTTTATCTAAAAGACTAAAAGAGAATCCATTAGAAGCTCCATAACCTGGAACAGCAGGAGGTTCAAAGAACTCAATAACAGCTCCTAAATCTTTTGTTTTTTCTTCTAACTCTTCAATAATTTCTTGTACAGAATGATGTCTTTTTGACCATTCTTTTAGGTTAATCAGACAGGTTCCTGCATTTGATCCTCTACCTTCTGTAAGTATTTCATAGCCAGCCAAAGCAGTTACAGACTGAATACCATCTACTTTTTCTGCTATCTTTTGTAGTTGTTTGGCAACTTCGTTGGTTCTTTCTAAGGTAGAACCTGGAGGCGTTTGAATAATGGCATATAGCATTCCTTGGTCTTCATTGGGTATAAAACCAATGGGTAGTGTCTGATTAACAGAAAAAATGCCCAAACCAAAAGCAACTAAAATACTAAAAGTCAGCAATCTGCGATTGACAATAAAACCTAAGAGTTTGGCATATTTATTTGTCAATTTCTCGAAACGGGCATTAAACCAATTGAGAAAAATATTGATAGGAGTTCTTTTTTTATGCTTTCCATGATTATTTTTTAGAATCATGGCACATAATACAGGAGTAAGAGTGAGTGCTATCAATCCTGAGAGTAAAATAGAACTAGCCATTGTAATAGAGAACTGTCTGTAAAACATTCCCACAGGACCTGTCATAAAGGTAATAGGAACGAATACTGCTGTCATGACAAGTGTAATGGCAATAATAGCCCCACTAATTTCTCCTAATACTTTTTTTACAGCCTGAAAAGGATTAAGGTGTTCTTCTTCCATTTTAGCATGTACAGCTTCTACAACTACAATTGCATCATCTACAACTATCCCGATTGCTAAAACAAGAGCAAATAAGGTAATCAGATTAATGGTTAAGCCAAGAAACTTCATAAACATGAAGGCTCCTACCAATGAAATCGGAACAGCGATAATGGGAATAAGTGTTGAACGCCAATCTCCTAAGAATAAAAAAACAACAATTGCAACCAATATAAATGCTTCTACAAGTGTATGAACAACTTGATCAATGGATGCATCTAAAAACTTAGAAACATCATAACTGATTTGATAGCTCATACCAGGAGGGAAATCTTTATTTAATTCATCTAGCTTAATTTTTACTTGTTTGATTAGTTCGCTGGCGTTGGTACCAAAGTTCTGTTTTAAAACAATTGAAGCAGAAGGATAGCCATCTTTGCTCGAATAAATATCAAAAAACTGACTCCCTAACTCCACATTAGCAACATCTTTGAGTCGTAAGATTTCTGCTTCTGCATTAGCTCTTACGATTATATTTCCATACTCTTCAGGCTCGTTAAAACGCCCTTTATAAACTAAAACATATTCTAACGATTGTACTTCTTTTCCTGAGCTAAGCCCTAATCTGCCAGGTCTTCCAATCACACTTTGCTCATTGATAGCTTCCATAATTTCATCAGCAGATACCTTATAAGCTCTCATTCTATCAGGTTTTAACCAAATACGCATAGCATAATTACGTGAACCCAAAATCTGAGCTCTTCCCATTCCTTTTATACGTTGCAATTCAGGTATAATATTTACGTTTGCATAATTGTATAAAAATTTCTCATCTGCATTTTTATCTGTACTGTATAAGTTCACATACATCAACATACTAGGCTGTATGGGAGAAATGATAATACCTTCTCTTTGCACCAAAGGAGGCAGATTATTTAAAATCTGGTCTATACGGGTTTTTACATTTACCACATTTGCATTTGGGTCAGTTCCTGGTTCAAATACAATTTGGATGGTTGCTTCGCCTGCACTAGTTGCACTAGAACTCATATATAACATACCTTGTACACCATTGATAGCTCTTTCCATAGGAATGAGAGTTGTATTGACTAGTACATCGGCACTGGCACCAGGGTAAGCTACAAATATAGATACACGAGGAGGGGCAATTTCGGGAAATTGAGAAATAGGTATTGTTTTCATGGATAACAAACCAATGAAAATAATGACCAAAGATATTGAAATTGCTAATACTGGACGTTGAATGAATCTTGTAAACATAGTTGTCTTCTTTTATTTAATTATTCTGCATGTATATTTCTCAACTCACTCATAACTACCCCAAAATCAACTGATTTTGTTTGGATGTGTTGCCCGTTCTTTACTTTACGTAAACCTTCTATCAGAATCTTATCACCTTCTTTCAATCCTTCTTTGACGACAAATATGTGGGGCATTTCATTAGCCACTTTGATTTCTCTAGCCTGAACATTATTTTTCTTATCTATAACATAAACATATTTCTTTTCAAGTACTTCAAAAGTTGCTTTTTGGGGTATCAGAAGGGCTTTTTGCAATTTAATAGGCATCAAAATATTCCCTGTTTCTCCATGTCTTAAAATACCCTCAGCATTTGCAAAAGTTGCTCTGAAAGCGATATTACCTGTTTCATTGTTAAAATCGGCTTCTATTGTTTCTACAAACCCTCGATTTTGATACAACTGGTTATTTGCCAAGACAAGTTTAACAGAATCTAATTGATTGTTCTTTTTTTGCAGGGCAAAGTCTAAATATTCTGCTTCAGGTACATTGAAATAGACCCACATTTTTTCATTATCAGAAAGAGTTGTTAAGAATTCCCCTTCATCTAGTAAACTTCCTAAACGCACCATAAATCTGCCAACCATTCCATCAAAAGGGGCTCTTATTTCTGTAAATCCTAAATGGGTTTTGGCAAGAGCCAGTTCTGCTCTTGCTTTATCATATTTGGCTTTAGAAAGGGCAAGTTCATTAACTGATACAATATTCTTATCAGATAAATTTTTTGTATTTTTATATTCTATTTCTGCAAAATTTGTCTCTGCTAAGGCTTTTTGAGTTTCTGCCTGATATACAAAAGGCATTACTTGAAATAATAATTGTCCTTTTTTGACGAACTTGCCTTCATCTACATAAACACTTTGTAAATAGCCTTTTTCTAAAGCTCTTAATTCTATATGTTGAATAGAACGAATCTGACAAACATATTCTTTGAAAATGGTAGTGTCTTTTCTGACTGGGGTAGTACACAAAAAAGTAGATTCTTCTATTTTGTGATGTTCATTATGCTGACAAGCCATTTGTAAAAACATGAAAAGGCTCATCAATAGAATTGATATATTTTTCATAAAATTAAATGTTATTTTCTTAAAATTAAAAGGATAGGGGGTATCATGCCTGTCGTTTTTCAGAAAAGACAAGATGATAGAGGTATTCTAAAATATTTTAGAATAAAAATACCCATAGTCAGATAATTTGACTTTTATGGATGGGGTTTAAAGTAGAATTCTAGATTTCGTAAAAAACAAGCTGATGATAAGCTATGTAGAAAGGGCAAGACGGGTATTGAGAGGTACTAGCAATATTTGATTGATAAATAACACTTGAAAAACAAAAAGTTCTATTAATAGCTGGTATGCTATGTATTTGCCAATCTTTATCAAGAATTTTCTTGTATTTTTTAATTTTATGAGATGTGCCTACTTCACTGTCTTCTTCATCTATATTTTCATTTTCTGTTTTGGTTTCTTTTTCAGTCTCAACAGTTTTTTCAATAAAAAGATTGTATGAATTGTAAGGAGAAATGCCAACTAAGTATGAAAATATTAGTACAAAGGAAAAGGATAGAATTCTTTTTCCTGACTTTCTTTCAATATAGTTGAGTATATTATACATAGTTGTATTACCTTATAAGGTAATTAGTTGATTGAGATTCACTAGTTCTAACTTTTTACTATTTCTTTACAAAGGAAGGTATTTTTTTATAAAGCATTATCACATTTCTTATTAAAAGAATTTATGAATAACATATTTTATATTAATGAGTACTTAGATAAAGAAATACACCTTTTTTTAGACTGATTTTGTTCTTTTCAAATTATACAAATTTTAGGTTCATTTTTCATCTATAAAAAATACAGCCCTTTATAAAAGGGCTGTATAGAAAAGAAATTTTTCTAAGTTTTACTATTTGCCATGCTTAAGTCTGAGTTATGCAACAGTTAACAGGGGTAACTGTTGTTTTTCTTTTTAAGGTCGTTCAATTTTTTGTTTAATAGTAATTTGTCATTATCAGTTTTTGCTTTTTGTTGTGCCATTTCAAAATAAGAAATAGCTTTTGCATTGTCAATGTCTGTATGTAAATAACCAAGCAAGGAAAAGTAAAAATGATTATCAGTTAGATTTAATTTTTCTGCCTCTATAATTGCAGTTTGTTTACCCCTTACTTGTGCCAACGCATAAGTTCTGTTTAGTGCTGTTATTGGTGAATATTCAATTACCAAAAGTTGATTATAGGCTTGTAAAATATGGTCCCACTTTTTTGGGTTTTCAATTTTGCTACTATGCCAATAGGCAATGTTTGCCTCTAAATGATATTTGCTTAATTCATTACCTTGGGCACTTTGTATTAAATAAAAATTTCCTTTTGCAATTAGTTCTTCGTTCCATAAATTTTTATCTTGTTGGTCATACAAAATTGGTTCTCCTATTTGATTGGTTCTTGCTTCAAAACGTGAAGAGTGAAAGCACATTAAAGCCATTAAAGCGTTTACGATGGGTTTGTTTGTTGTTTCATTTTCTATCAAAAAATAATTTAAACGCATTGCTTCCAAACACAATTCTTTTCGCAAATGAGTTTTCTGTGTACTTGAATGATAACCTTCATTAAAAAGCAAGT
This region of bacterium 336/3 genomic DNA includes:
- a CDS encoding multidrug transporter AcrB, which translates into the protein MFTRFIQRPVLAISISLVIIFIGLLSMKTIPISQFPEIAPPRVSIFVAYPGASADVLVNTTLIPMERAINGVQGMLYMSSSATSAGEATIQIVFEPGTDPNANVVNVKTRIDQILNNLPPLVQREGIIISPIQPSMLMYVNLYSTDKNADEKFLYNYANVNIIPELQRIKGMGRAQILGSRNYAMRIWLKPDRMRAYKVSADEIMEAINEQSVIGRPGRLGLSSGKEVQSLEYVLVYKGRFNEPEEYGNIIVRANAEAEILRLKDVANVELGSQFFDIYSSKDGYPSASIVLKQNFGTNASELIKQVKIKLDELNKDFPPGMSYQISYDVSKFLDASIDQVVHTLVEAFILVAIVVFLFLGDWRSTLIPIIAVPISLVGAFMFMKFLGLTINLITLFALVLAIGIVVDDAIVVVEAVHAKMEEEHLNPFQAVKKVLGEISGAIIAITLVMTAVFVPITFMTGPVGMFYRQFSITMASSILLSGLIALTLTPVLCAMILKNNHGKHKKRTPINIFLNWFNARFEKLTNKYAKLLGFIVNRRLLTFSILVAFGLGIFSVNQTLPIGFIPNEDQGMLYAIIQTPPGSTLERTNEVAKQLQKIAEKVDGIQSVTALAGYEILTEGRGSNAGTCLINLKEWSKRHHSVQEIIEELEEKTKDLGAVIEFFEPPAVPGYGASNGFSFSLLDKSTTVDYQEFDKINKEFMEALGKRKELTGLFTFYAANYPQYELVIDNAAAMQKGVSIGKAMENLNILIGSTYEQGFTRFQNFFKVYTQASPEYRKIPSDLTNLFIKNDKGDMVPYSSFMRLVKTQGPNEITRLNLYTSSAIRGVPAAGYTTGDAIDAIREVAKQVLPQGYDIAWEGLSYEEAGRGNEAVYVFIMVLVFVYLVLASQYESFIIPLAVIFSLPIGVFGSFAFLKVMGLSNDIYAQIGLIMLVGLLGKNAVLIVEFAVQKHQEGASLVDAAIEGAKVRFRPILMTSFAFIAGLIPLVRATGAGAIGNRTIGSSAMGGMMLGTIIGVLVIPGLYYIFAKFAGNKKLIKDEDETPLTEDFVENNMTENRLLKRFKKLFNKNIKQDENGSI
- a CDS encoding hemolysin D, which encodes MKNISILLMSLFMFLQMACQHNEHHKIEESTFLCTTPVRKDTTIFKEYVCQIRSIQHIELRALEKGYLQSVYVDEGKFVKKGQLLFQVMPFVYQAETQKALAETNFAEIEYKNTKNLSDKNIVSVNELALSKAKYDKARAELALAKTHLGFTEIRAPFDGMVGRFMVRLGSLLDEGEFLTTLSDNEKMWVYFNVPEAEYLDFALQKKNNQLDSVKLVLANNQLYQNRGFVETIEADFNNETGNIAFRATFANAEGILRHGETGNILMPIKLQKALLIPQKATFEVLEKKYVYVIDKKNNVQAREIKVANEMPHIFVVKEGLKEGDKILIEGLRKVKNGQHIQTKSVDFGVVMSELRNIHAE
- a CDS encoding RNA polymerase subunit sigma — its product is LLFNEGYHSSTQKTHLRKELCLEAMRLNYFLIENETTNKPIVNALMALMCFHSSRFEARTNQIGEPILYDQQDKNLWNEELIAKGNFYLIQSAQGNELSKYHLEANIAYWHSSKIENPKKWDHILQAYNQLLVIEYSPITALNRTYALAQVRGKQTAIIEAEKLNLTDNHFYFSLLGYLHTDIDNAKAISYFEMAQQKAKTDNDKLLLNKKLNDLKKKNNSYPC